A portion of the Bubalus kerabau isolate K-KA32 ecotype Philippines breed swamp buffalo chromosome 1, PCC_UOA_SB_1v2, whole genome shotgun sequence genome contains these proteins:
- the SMDT1 gene encoding essential MCU regulator, mitochondrial has product MASGAARWLALVRVGSGASRSWLSLRKGGDVSAGRSCSGQSLVPTRSVIVTRSGAILPKPVKMSFGLLRVFSIVIPFLYVGTLISKNFAALLEEHDIFVPEDDDDDD; this is encoded by the exons ATGGCGTCCGGAGCGGCTCGGTGGCTGGCGTTGGTACGCGTCGGATCTGGGGCTTCCCGGAGCTGGCTGAGCCTGAGGAAAGGTGGTGATGTCTCCGCCGGACGGAGCTGCTCAGGTCAGAGTCTGGTACCGACGAGGTCGGTCATCGTTACTCGCAGCGGCGCCATTTTGCCCAAACCGGTGAAA ATGTCCTTCGGCCTTCTCCGCGTGTTCTCCATTGTGATCCCGTTTCTCTATGTTGGGACGCTCATTAGCAAGAACTTTGCTGCTCTACTTGAGGAACATGACATTTTTGTTCCAGAGGACGACGATGATGACGACTAA